One stretch of Streptomyces hygroscopicus DNA includes these proteins:
- a CDS encoding dihydroorotase, which produces MTMSDTHKTLLRGAKVLGGEPRDVLIEGERVAAVGTGLDADGATVIDVAGQILLPGLVDLHTHLREPGREDSETVLTGTRAAAVGGFTAVHAMANTFPVADTAGVVEQVWRLGRESGYCDVQPVGAVTVGLEGKKLAELGAMRDSAAGVRVFSDDGKCVDDAVIMRRALEYVKAFDGVIAQHAQEPRLTEGAQMNEGIVSAELGLGGWPAVAEESIIARDVLLAAHVGSRVHICHLSTAGSVEIVRWAKSKGWNVTAEVTPHHLLLTDELVRSYDPVYKVNPPLRTEADVMALREALADGTIDCVATDHAPHPHEDKDCEWGAAAMGMVGLETALSVVQHTMVDTGLLDWTGVADRMSVRPSAIGRLTGHGRPIAAGEPANLTLLDSAYRGVVNPAGFASRSRNTPYEGLELPGSVTHTFLRGRPTVVDGKLAPTPQP; this is translated from the coding sequence GTGACCATGAGCGACACCCACAAGACGCTGCTTCGCGGGGCGAAGGTGCTCGGCGGCGAGCCGCGGGACGTGCTGATCGAGGGGGAGCGCGTCGCCGCGGTCGGCACCGGGCTGGACGCGGACGGCGCCACCGTGATCGACGTCGCCGGGCAGATCCTGCTGCCGGGCCTGGTCGACCTCCACACCCATCTGCGCGAGCCCGGCCGGGAGGACTCCGAGACGGTCCTCACCGGCACCCGGGCCGCCGCGGTCGGCGGTTTCACCGCGGTCCACGCCATGGCCAACACCTTCCCGGTCGCGGACACCGCGGGCGTCGTGGAGCAGGTGTGGCGGCTGGGCAGGGAGTCCGGCTACTGCGACGTCCAGCCGGTGGGCGCGGTGACCGTGGGCCTGGAGGGCAAGAAGCTCGCCGAGCTGGGCGCGATGCGCGACTCCGCCGCCGGGGTGCGGGTCTTCTCCGACGACGGCAAATGCGTGGACGACGCGGTGATCATGCGCCGCGCGCTGGAGTATGTGAAGGCGTTCGACGGCGTCATCGCCCAGCACGCCCAGGAGCCCCGGCTCACCGAGGGCGCCCAGATGAACGAGGGCATCGTCTCCGCCGAGCTGGGCCTGGGCGGCTGGCCGGCCGTCGCCGAGGAGTCGATCATCGCCCGCGATGTGCTGCTCGCCGCGCACGTCGGCTCCCGGGTGCACATCTGCCATCTGTCCACCGCGGGCTCGGTCGAGATCGTCCGCTGGGCCAAGTCCAAGGGCTGGAACGTCACCGCCGAGGTCACCCCGCACCATCTGCTGCTGACCGACGAGCTCGTACGCTCCTACGACCCCGTCTACAAGGTGAACCCGCCGCTGCGCACCGAGGCCGATGTGATGGCGCTGCGCGAGGCGCTCGCCGACGGCACCATCGACTGCGTGGCCACCGACCACGCCCCGCATCCGCACGAGGACAAGGACTGCGAGTGGGGCGCCGCGGCCATGGGCATGGTGGGTCTGGAGACGGCGCTGTCCGTGGTCCAGCACACCATGGTCGACACCGGGCTGCTGGACTGGACGGGCGTCGCCGACCGGATGTCGGTGCGGCCCTCGGCCATCGGCCGCCTGACCGGCCACGGCCGCCCGATCGCCGCCGGGGAGCCCGCGAACCTCACCCTGCTCGACTCCGCTTACCGTGGTGTGGTGAATCCGGCAGGCTTCGCTTCCCGTAGCCGCAATACCCCCTACGAGGGTCTTGAGCTGCCGGGAAGCGTCACCCACACCTTCCTCCGCGGCCGTCCGACGGTCGTGGACGGGAAGCTGGCGCCGACTCCGCAGCCGTGA
- a CDS encoding transcription antitermination protein NusB: MAARNKARKRAFQILFEADQRGTTVQIVLADWIRLARTDDRQPPVSEYTMQLVEGYAQHIGRIDELIATYAVGWTLDRMPVVDRNILRLGAYELVWEDETPDAVVIDEAVQLAKEFSTDDSPAFVNGLLGRIKELKPSLRRDQEHPEHRA; this comes from the coding sequence GTGGCTGCCCGCAACAAGGCTCGTAAGCGTGCCTTTCAGATCCTCTTCGAGGCCGATCAGCGCGGCACCACCGTGCAGATCGTGCTCGCGGACTGGATCCGGCTCGCTCGGACCGACGACCGGCAGCCGCCGGTCAGCGAATACACGATGCAGCTCGTCGAGGGATATGCGCAGCACATCGGCCGGATCGACGAGCTGATCGCCACCTATGCGGTGGGCTGGACGCTGGACCGGATGCCGGTCGTCGACCGGAATATCCTGCGGCTGGGCGCGTATGAGCTGGTGTGGGAGGACGAGACCCCGGACGCGGTGGTGATCGACGAGGCGGTGCAACTCGCCAAGGAGTTCTCCACCGACGACTCGCCGGCCTTTGTCAACGGTCTGCTGGGCCGTATCAAGGAGCTGAAGCCGAGTCTGCGTCGCGATCAGGAGCACCCGGAGCACCGGGCATAA
- a CDS encoding uracil phosphoribosyltransferase: MDARTSDAARSVLEAPDIARVLTRIAHEIVERAKGADDVVLLGIPTRGVFLARRLAARLEEITGKPGRIPVGSLDITMYRDDLRLRPARALARTEIPDDGIDGRLVVLVDDVLFSGRTIRAALDALGDIGRPRAVQLAVLVDRGHRELPIRADYVGKNLPTSLRETVKVQLTEEDGRDSVLLGLRETTPADGK, translated from the coding sequence ATGGACGCCCGTACCTCGGACGCCGCGCGCTCGGTGCTGGAAGCACCGGATATCGCGCGCGTTCTCACCCGCATCGCCCACGAGATCGTCGAGCGCGCCAAAGGCGCCGATGACGTGGTGCTGCTCGGCATTCCCACCCGTGGTGTCTTTCTCGCCCGGCGGCTGGCCGCCCGGCTCGAAGAGATCACCGGCAAGCCCGGCCGGATCCCGGTCGGCTCGCTCGACATCACGATGTACCGCGACGACCTGAGGCTGCGCCCGGCCCGCGCACTCGCCCGTACCGAGATCCCCGACGACGGCATCGACGGCCGTCTGGTGGTCCTCGTCGACGATGTGCTCTTCTCCGGCCGCACCATCCGCGCCGCGCTCGACGCCCTCGGTGACATCGGGCGCCCGCGCGCGGTCCAGCTCGCGGTCCTCGTCGACCGTGGTCACCGTGAACTGCCGATCCGCGCCGACTATGTCGGTAAAAACCTCCCCACGTCGCTGCGGGAGACGGTCAAGGTCCAGCTCACCGAGGAGGACGGCCGCGACAGCGTGCTCCTCGGGCTGCGCGAGACCACCCCCGCGGACGGGAAGTAG
- a CDS encoding aspartate carbamoyltransferase, with protein sequence MKRHLISAADLSRDDAVLILDTAEELARLADRPIKKLPTLRGRTVVNLFFEDSTRTRISFEAAAKRLSADVINFSAKGSSVSKGESLKDTALTLEAMGADAVVIRHHASGAPHRLATSGWINGAVVNAGDGTHEHPTQALLDAFTMRRHLIPDASGIGQDLAGRRVTIVGDILHSRVARSNVHLLATLGAEVTLVAPPTLVPFGVESWPCEVSYDLDAVVGKTDAVMMLRVQRERMNAAFFPTEREYARRYGLNGDRMARMPEHAIVMHPGPMNRGMEITAQVADSDRCTAVEQVANGVSIRMAVLYLLLGGNESAATARTEESK encoded by the coding sequence ATGAAGCGCCACCTCATCTCGGCCGCCGACCTCTCGCGCGACGACGCCGTCCTGATCCTCGACACCGCCGAGGAACTGGCCCGGCTCGCCGACCGGCCGATCAAGAAACTGCCGACCCTGCGCGGCCGTACCGTCGTCAACCTCTTCTTCGAGGACTCCACCCGCACCCGCATCTCCTTCGAGGCGGCCGCCAAGCGGCTGTCCGCCGACGTCATCAACTTCTCCGCCAAGGGCTCCTCGGTCTCCAAGGGCGAGTCCCTGAAGGACACCGCGCTCACCCTGGAGGCGATGGGCGCCGACGCCGTGGTGATCCGCCACCACGCCTCCGGCGCCCCGCACCGGCTCGCCACCTCCGGCTGGATCAACGGCGCCGTGGTGAACGCGGGCGACGGCACCCATGAGCACCCCACCCAGGCGCTGCTCGACGCCTTCACCATGCGCCGCCATCTGATCCCGGACGCCTCCGGTATCGGACAGGACCTGGCCGGGCGCCGGGTCACGATCGTCGGCGACATCCTGCACAGCCGGGTGGCCCGCTCCAACGTCCATCTGCTGGCCACCCTGGGCGCCGAGGTCACGCTGGTCGCCCCGCCGACGCTGGTCCCCTTCGGCGTGGAGAGCTGGCCCTGCGAGGTCTCCTACGACCTGGACGCGGTGGTCGGCAAGACCGACGCCGTGATGATGCTGCGCGTCCAGCGCGAGCGGATGAACGCCGCGTTCTTTCCCACCGAGCGGGAGTACGCCCGCCGCTACGGCCTGAACGGCGACCGCATGGCGCGGATGCCGGAGCACGCCATCGTGATGCACCCCGGCCCCATGAACCGCGGTATGGAGATCACCGCGCAGGTCGCGGACTCCGACCGCTGCACCGCCGTCGAGCAGGTCGCCAACGGAGTCTCGATCCGCATGGCCGTCCTGTATCTGCTGCTCGGCGGGAACGAGTCCGCCGCCACCGCCCGCACCGAGGAGAGCAAGTGA
- a CDS encoding membrane protein yields the protein MNLSLLLAAEQKSQDVTDWAARIGWVVGLLLVIALVYWLMREGWKWRGTLQGGLPELPQAPSGPGDPELTMSGRYHGSTTAGQWLDRIVAHGLGTRSRVELTLTDQGVSVVRPGAQDFFIPAAELRGARLDKGIAGKVLAEGGLLVITWQLGEKLIDSGFRSDHAAEHPAWVDALTSLNHTDQSDQNNPSNQTEGAER from the coding sequence GTGAATCTCTCTCTTCTCCTGGCCGCCGAGCAGAAATCGCAGGACGTGACGGACTGGGCCGCCCGGATCGGCTGGGTCGTCGGGCTGCTGCTGGTCATCGCGCTGGTCTACTGGCTGATGCGCGAGGGCTGGAAGTGGCGCGGTACCCTCCAGGGCGGCCTCCCCGAGCTGCCCCAGGCCCCGTCCGGCCCCGGTGACCCCGAGCTCACGATGAGCGGCCGCTACCACGGCTCCACCACCGCCGGGCAGTGGCTGGACCGGATCGTCGCCCATGGGCTTGGCACCCGCAGCCGGGTCGAGCTCACCCTCACCGACCAGGGCGTGAGCGTGGTTCGGCCGGGCGCCCAGGACTTCTTCATCCCCGCCGCCGAGCTGCGCGGCGCCCGGCTCGACAAGGGCATCGCGGGCAAGGTCCTCGCCGAGGGCGGGCTGCTGGTGATCACCTGGCAGCTCGGCGAGAAGCTGATCGACTCGGGCTTCCGCTCCGACCACGCCGCCGAGCACCCGGCCTGGGTCGACGCCCTCACCTCCCTGAACCACACAGACCAGAGCGACCAGAACAACCCCAGCAACCAGACGGAAGGCGCCGAACGATGA
- a CDS encoding carbamoyl phosphate synthase large subunit has protein sequence MPKRTDIQSVLVIGSGPIVIGQAAEFDYSGTQACRVLKSEGLRVILVNSNPATIMTDPEIADATYVEPITPEYVEKIIAKERPDALLPTLGGQTALNTAISLHQAGTLDEYGVELIGANVEAIHKGEDRDQFKTVVEAVRAKIGHGESARSVICHSMDDILAGVEQLGGYPVVVRPSFTMGGAGSGFAHDEDELRRIAGQGLALSPTTEVLLEESILGWKEYELELMRDRNDNVVVVCSIENFDPMGVHTGDSITVAPAMTLTDREYQILRDIGIAVIREVGVDTGGCNIQFAVNPEDGRVIVIEMNPRVSRSSALASKATGFPIAKIAARLAVGYTLDEIPNDITEQTPASFEPTLDYVVVKVPRFAFEKFPVADARLTTTMKSVGEAMAIGRNFTEALQKALRSLEKKGSQFDFTGEPGNKAELLTKAAVPTDGRINTVMGAIRSGATQQEVFDATRIDPWFVDQLFLINEIADEVAAADKLGPELLAEAKRHGFSDAQIAGIRSLREDVVREVRHALGIRPVYKTVDTCAAEFAARTPYFYSSYDEESEVAPRETPAVIILGSGPNRIGQGIEFDYSCVHASFALHDAGYETVMVNCNPETVSTDYDTSDRLYFEPLTLEDVLEIVHAEQQAGPVAGVIVQLGGQTPLGLAQALKDNGVPIVGTSPEAINLAEERGAFGRVLTEAGLPAPKYGTAFSFGQAKGIAAEIGYPVMVRPSYVLGGRGMEIVYDEPSLAAYLERHAGLISEHPVLIDRFLDDAIEIDVDALYDGEELYLGGVMEHIEEAGIHSGDSACALPPITLGGFDIKRLRASTEAIARGVGVRGLINIQFALAGDILYVLEANPRASRTVPFTSKATAVPLAKAAARISLGTTIAELRAEGLLPSSGDGGTLPLDAPISVKEAVMPWSRFRDASGRGVDTILGPEMRSTGEVMGIDSVFGAAYAKSQAGAYGALPTKGRAFVSVANRDKRSMIFPARELVGLGFELLATSGTAEVLKRNGINATVVRKHSEGEGPNGEKTIVQLIHEGEVDLIVNTPYGTGGRLDGYDIRTASVARGVPCLTTVQALAAAVQGIEALGRGAVGVRSLQEHAEHLTAAREE, from the coding sequence GTGCCTAAGCGCACCGACATCCAGTCCGTCCTGGTCATCGGCTCCGGCCCGATCGTCATCGGCCAGGCCGCCGAGTTCGACTACTCCGGCACCCAGGCGTGCCGGGTGCTGAAGTCCGAGGGCCTGCGGGTCATCCTGGTCAACTCCAACCCGGCCACGATCATGACCGACCCGGAGATCGCCGACGCCACCTATGTCGAGCCGATCACCCCGGAGTACGTCGAGAAGATCATCGCCAAGGAGCGCCCCGACGCGCTGCTGCCCACCCTCGGCGGCCAGACCGCGCTCAACACCGCCATCTCCCTGCACCAGGCGGGCACCCTCGACGAGTACGGCGTCGAGCTGATCGGCGCCAATGTCGAGGCGATCCACAAGGGCGAGGACCGCGACCAGTTCAAGACGGTCGTCGAGGCCGTCCGCGCCAAGATCGGCCACGGTGAGTCCGCCCGTTCGGTCATCTGCCACTCCATGGACGACATCCTCGCGGGCGTCGAGCAGCTCGGCGGCTACCCCGTCGTGGTCCGCCCCTCCTTCACCATGGGCGGCGCGGGCTCCGGCTTCGCCCACGACGAGGACGAGCTGCGCCGTATCGCCGGCCAGGGCCTGGCCCTCTCGCCGACCACCGAGGTGCTCCTGGAGGAGTCCATCCTCGGCTGGAAGGAGTACGAGCTGGAGCTGATGCGCGACCGCAACGACAACGTCGTGGTCGTCTGCTCCATCGAGAACTTCGACCCCATGGGCGTGCACACCGGTGACTCGATCACCGTGGCCCCGGCGATGACGCTCACCGACCGCGAGTACCAGATCCTGCGGGACATCGGCATCGCCGTCATCCGCGAGGTCGGTGTCGACACCGGCGGCTGCAACATCCAGTTCGCGGTCAACCCCGAGGACGGCCGGGTCATCGTCATCGAGATGAACCCGCGGGTCTCCCGCTCCTCGGCGCTCGCCTCCAAGGCCACCGGCTTCCCCATCGCCAAGATCGCCGCCCGGCTGGCCGTCGGCTACACCCTCGACGAGATCCCCAACGACATCACCGAGCAGACCCCGGCGTCCTTCGAGCCCACGCTCGACTACGTCGTGGTCAAGGTGCCGCGCTTCGCCTTCGAGAAGTTCCCGGTCGCCGACGCCCGGCTCACCACCACCATGAAGTCGGTCGGCGAGGCCATGGCCATCGGCCGCAACTTCACCGAGGCGCTGCAGAAGGCACTGCGCTCGCTGGAGAAGAAGGGCAGCCAGTTCGACTTCACCGGGGAGCCCGGGAACAAGGCCGAGCTGCTGACCAAGGCCGCCGTCCCGACCGACGGGCGGATCAACACCGTGATGGGGGCGATCCGCTCCGGGGCCACCCAGCAGGAGGTCTTCGACGCCACCCGGATCGACCCGTGGTTCGTGGACCAGCTCTTCCTGATCAACGAGATCGCGGACGAGGTCGCCGCCGCCGACAAGCTCGGCCCCGAGCTGCTCGCCGAGGCCAAGCGGCACGGCTTCTCCGACGCCCAGATCGCGGGGATCCGCTCGCTGCGCGAGGACGTGGTCCGCGAGGTGCGGCACGCGCTGGGCATCCGGCCCGTCTACAAGACGGTCGACACCTGCGCCGCCGAGTTCGCCGCCAGGACCCCGTACTTCTACTCCTCCTACGACGAGGAGTCCGAGGTCGCCCCGCGCGAGACCCCCGCGGTGATCATCCTCGGCTCGGGCCCCAACCGCATCGGCCAGGGCATCGAGTTCGACTACTCCTGCGTCCACGCCTCCTTCGCGCTGCACGACGCGGGCTATGAGACCGTCATGGTCAACTGCAACCCGGAGACCGTCTCCACCGACTACGACACCTCCGACCGGCTCTACTTCGAGCCGCTCACCCTGGAGGACGTGCTGGAGATCGTCCACGCCGAGCAGCAGGCGGGCCCGGTCGCCGGTGTGATCGTCCAGCTCGGCGGCCAGACCCCGCTGGGCCTCGCCCAGGCGCTCAAGGACAACGGCGTGCCGATCGTCGGCACCTCGCCCGAGGCGATCAACCTCGCCGAGGAGCGCGGCGCCTTCGGCCGGGTGCTCACCGAGGCCGGGCTGCCCGCGCCCAAGTACGGCACCGCCTTCTCCTTCGGGCAGGCCAAGGGCATCGCCGCCGAGATCGGCTACCCGGTCATGGTCCGCCCCTCCTACGTCCTCGGCGGCCGCGGCATGGAGATCGTCTACGACGAGCCCTCGCTCGCCGCGTACCTGGAGCGGCACGCCGGGCTGATCTCCGAGCACCCCGTGCTCATCGACCGCTTCCTCGACGACGCCATAGAGATCGACGTGGACGCGCTCTACGACGGCGAGGAGCTCTACCTCGGCGGCGTCATGGAGCACATCGAGGAGGCCGGGATCCACTCCGGCGACTCGGCCTGCGCCCTGCCCCCGATCACCCTCGGCGGCTTCGACATCAAGCGGCTGCGCGCCTCGACCGAGGCCATCGCGCGCGGTGTGGGCGTCCGTGGGCTGATCAATATCCAGTTCGCGCTGGCCGGGGACATTCTGTACGTATTGGAGGCGAACCCGCGCGCTTCCCGTACCGTCCCCTTCACCTCCAAGGCCACCGCCGTACCGCTGGCCAAGGCCGCCGCCCGGATCTCGCTGGGCACCACCATCGCCGAGCTGCGCGCCGAGGGGCTGCTGCCCTCCAGCGGCGACGGCGGCACGCTGCCGCTGGACGCGCCGATCTCCGTCAAGGAGGCCGTGATGCCGTGGTCGCGGTTCCGGGACGCCTCCGGGCGCGGGGTGGACACCATCCTCGGCCCGGAGATGCGCTCGACCGGTGAGGTCATGGGCATCGACTCGGTCTTCGGCGCGGCCTACGCCAAGTCGCAGGCCGGGGCGTACGGCGCGCTGCCGACCAAGGGGCGCGCGTTCGTCTCCGTCGCCAACCGCGACAAGCGTTCGATGATCTTCCCGGCCCGGGAGCTGGTCGGCCTCGGCTTCGAGCTGCTGGCCACCTCGGGCACGGCGGAGGTGCTCAAGCGCAACGGGATCAACGCGACCGTGGTGCGCAAACACAGCGAGGGCGAGGGCCCGAACGGCGAGAAGACCATCGTCCAGCTCATCCACGAGGGCGAGGTCGACCTGATCGTCAACACCCCGTACGGCACCGGGGGGCGGCTCGACGGCTATGACATCCGTACGGCGTCCGTCGCCCGCGGGGTGCCCTGCCTGACCACCGTCCAGGCGCTCGCGGCCGCCGTCCAGGGCATCGAGGCGCTGGGCCGGGGCGCGGTCGGCGTCCGATCGCTCCAGGAACACGCGGAACATCTGACCGCCGCCCGCGAGGAGTGA
- a CDS encoding carbamoyl phosphate synthase small subunit has product MTTSTRGASAPAVLVLEDGRTFRGRAYGAVGETFGEAVFSTGMTGYQETLTDPSYHRQVVVMTAPHIGNTGVNDEDPESERIWVSGYVVRDPARTPSNWRSRRSLDEELTAQGVVGISGIDTRALTRHLRERGAMRVGIFSGAAVADEATLLAKVQAAPQMKGADLSGEVATTETYVVPAIGTKRFTVAAIDLGIKGMTPHRMAERGIEVHVLPATATAEDIYAVGPDGVFFSNGPGDPATADHPVSLMRAVLERSTPLFGICFGNQILGRALGFGTFKLKYGHRGINQPVQDRTTGKVEVTAHNHGFAVDAPLDAPSDTPFGRAEVSHVCLNDNVVEGLRLLDRPAFSVQYHPEAAAGPHDAAYLFDRFVSLMEGQRA; this is encoded by the coding sequence ATGACGACCTCCACCCGGGGCGCCAGCGCCCCTGCCGTACTCGTCCTGGAGGACGGCCGCACCTTCCGCGGCCGGGCCTACGGGGCCGTGGGGGAGACCTTCGGCGAGGCCGTGTTCTCCACCGGAATGACCGGCTACCAGGAGACCCTGACCGACCCCTCCTACCACCGCCAGGTCGTCGTGATGACCGCCCCGCACATCGGGAACACCGGCGTCAACGACGAGGACCCGGAGTCCGAGCGCATCTGGGTCTCCGGCTATGTGGTGCGCGACCCGGCCCGTACGCCCTCCAACTGGCGCTCCCGCCGCTCGCTCGACGAGGAGCTCACCGCCCAGGGCGTCGTCGGCATCAGCGGGATCGACACCCGCGCCCTCACCCGCCATCTGCGCGAGCGCGGCGCCATGCGGGTGGGGATCTTCTCCGGCGCGGCTGTCGCCGACGAGGCCACACTGCTCGCGAAGGTGCAGGCCGCCCCGCAGATGAAGGGCGCCGACCTCAGCGGCGAGGTCGCCACCACCGAGACCTACGTCGTCCCGGCGATCGGCACCAAGAGATTCACCGTCGCCGCGATCGACCTGGGCATCAAGGGCATGACCCCGCACCGGATGGCCGAACGCGGCATCGAGGTGCACGTCCTGCCCGCGACCGCCACCGCCGAGGACATCTACGCGGTGGGCCCGGACGGGGTCTTCTTCTCCAACGGCCCGGGCGACCCGGCCACCGCCGACCACCCCGTCTCCCTGATGCGGGCCGTGCTGGAGCGCTCCACGCCGCTGTTCGGCATCTGCTTCGGTAACCAGATCCTCGGCCGCGCGCTCGGCTTCGGCACCTTCAAGCTGAAGTACGGCCACCGCGGGATCAACCAGCCGGTGCAGGACCGCACCACCGGAAAGGTGGAGGTCACCGCGCACAACCACGGCTTCGCCGTGGACGCCCCGCTCGACGCGCCGTCCGACACCCCCTTCGGCCGCGCCGAGGTCTCCCATGTCTGCCTCAACGACAACGTGGTCGAGGGGCTGCGGCTGCTCGACCGCCCCGCGTTCAGCGTCCAGTACCACCCCGAAGCCGCCGCAGGTCCGCATGACGCCGCGTACCTTTTCGACCGCTTCGTGTCCCTGATGGAGGGCCAGCGTGCCTAA
- a CDS encoding XRE family transcriptional regulator, which translates to MSSEYAKQLGAKLRAIRTQQGLSLHGVEEKSQGRWKAVVVGSYERGDRAVTVQRLAELADFYGVPVQELLPGTSPAGAAEPPPKLVLDLERLAHVPVEKAGPLQRYAATIQSQRGDYNGKVLSIRQDDLRTLAVIYDQSPSVLTEQLISWGVLGADARRAVQHEDV; encoded by the coding sequence ATGTCCAGCGAATACGCCAAACAGCTCGGGGCCAAGCTCCGCGCCATCCGCACCCAGCAGGGCCTCTCCCTCCACGGTGTCGAGGAGAAGTCCCAGGGCCGCTGGAAGGCCGTGGTGGTGGGATCGTACGAGCGCGGCGACCGCGCCGTGACCGTGCAGCGTCTCGCCGAGCTGGCCGACTTCTACGGCGTCCCGGTGCAGGAGCTGCTTCCGGGCACGAGCCCGGCCGGGGCCGCCGAGCCGCCGCCGAAGCTGGTACTGGACCTTGAGCGACTGGCCCATGTGCCGGTCGAGAAGGCAGGCCCGCTGCAGCGGTATGCCGCGACGATCCAGAGCCAGCGTGGCGATTACAACGGCAAGGTGCTCTCGATCCGCCAGGACGACCTGCGCACCCTCGCCGTTATCTACGACCAGTCGCCGTCCGTGCTGACCGAACAGCTGATCAGCTGGGGCGTGCTGGGCGCCGACGCCCGCCGCGCGGTCCAGCACGAAGACGTCTGA
- a CDS encoding elongation factor P encodes MASTNDLKNGLVLKLEGGQLWSVVEFQHVKPGKGPAFVRTKLKNVLSGKVVDKTFNAGVKVETANVDKRGMQFSYKDGESFVFMDMDTFDQIYITPEVVGDNARYLLEGFEAVVAMYEGNPLYVELPAAVELVIEYTEPGVQGDRSTGGTKPAKLETGYEIGVPLFITTGEKIKVDTRSGEYLGRVNN; translated from the coding sequence GTGGCATCCACGAACGACCTCAAGAACGGCTTGGTGCTCAAGCTCGAAGGCGGCCAGCTGTGGTCCGTCGTCGAGTTCCAGCACGTCAAGCCCGGCAAGGGCCCCGCCTTCGTGCGCACCAAGCTCAAGAACGTGCTGTCCGGCAAGGTGGTCGACAAGACCTTCAACGCCGGCGTGAAGGTCGAGACGGCCAATGTCGACAAGCGCGGCATGCAGTTCTCGTACAAGGACGGCGAGAGCTTTGTGTTCATGGACATGGACACTTTCGACCAGATCTACATCACCCCCGAGGTCGTGGGCGACAACGCCCGCTATCTGCTGGAGGGCTTCGAGGCCGTCGTGGCGATGTACGAGGGCAACCCGCTGTACGTCGAGCTTCCCGCCGCCGTCGAGCTGGTGATCGAGTACACCGAGCCGGGCGTCCAGGGCGACCGCTCCACCGGTGGCACCAAGCCCGCCAAGCTGGAGACCGGCTACGAGATCGGCGTGCCGCTGTTCATCACCACCGGTGAGAAGATCAAGGTCGACACCCGCTCCGGCGAGTACCTCGGTCGGGTGAACAACTAA
- a CDS encoding diguanylate cyclase, producing MYALLFNLIFRRMDPEKAHHLAFSWIRLAARVPVLRTFAAAVLAPRHPALRTEALGLRMHGPFGLAAGFDKNAAGIDGMAMLGFDHVEVGTVTAQPQPGNPKRRLFRLVADRALINRMGFNNEGSAAVAARLAARRPAFATTVGVNIGKTKVVPEAEAVADYVTSTERLAAHADYLVVNVSSPNTPGLRNLQAVDHLRPLLTAVREAADRTVTNRRVPLLVKIAPDLADEDVDAVADLAVELGLDGIIATNTTIARDGLGLTSDSRLTAETGGLSGAPLKARSLEVLSRLYARVGDRLTLVGVGGIETAEDAWERILAGATLVQGYSAFIYRGPFWCREIHRGLADRLAASPYATLADAVGADAAAA from the coding sequence ATGTACGCGCTCCTCTTCAACCTGATCTTCCGGCGCATGGACCCGGAGAAGGCCCATCACCTGGCCTTCTCCTGGATCCGGCTGGCCGCCCGCGTCCCTGTCCTGCGGACGTTCGCCGCCGCCGTCCTCGCCCCCCGCCACCCGGCGCTGCGCACCGAGGCACTGGGCCTGCGGATGCACGGGCCCTTCGGGCTCGCCGCCGGATTCGACAAGAACGCCGCCGGAATCGACGGCATGGCCATGCTGGGCTTCGACCATGTCGAGGTCGGCACGGTCACCGCCCAGCCGCAGCCCGGGAACCCCAAGCGGCGGCTCTTCCGGCTGGTCGCCGACCGGGCCCTGATCAACCGGATGGGCTTCAACAACGAGGGTTCGGCGGCGGTCGCGGCCCGCCTCGCGGCCCGGCGCCCGGCCTTCGCCACGACGGTCGGCGTCAACATCGGCAAGACCAAGGTCGTCCCGGAGGCGGAGGCCGTCGCCGACTATGTGACCTCCACCGAGCGGCTCGCCGCCCACGCCGACTACCTCGTCGTCAACGTCTCCTCGCCCAATACCCCCGGACTGCGGAATCTCCAGGCCGTGGACCATCTGCGGCCGCTGCTGACCGCGGTCCGCGAGGCCGCGGACCGTACGGTCACCAATCGCCGAGTGCCACTTCTGGTCAAAATCGCGCCAGATCTCGCCGACGAGGACGTGGACGCGGTCGCCGATCTGGCGGTCGAGCTCGGCCTGGACGGCATCATCGCCACGAACACGACCATCGCGCGCGACGGCCTCGGCCTCACGTCCGACTCGCGGCTCACCGCCGAGACCGGCGGCCTGTCCGGCGCCCCCCTCAAGGCGCGCTCCCTGGAGGTGCTGAGCCGTCTGTACGCCCGTGTGGGCGACCGGCTGACCCTGGTCGGGGTCGGCGGGATCGAGACCGCGGAGGACGCCTGGGAGCGGATTCTGGCCGGTGCCACGCTGGTGCAGGGCTACAGCGCCTTCATCTACCGGGGCCCGTTCTGGTGCCGTGAGATCCACCGTGGCCTCGCGGACCGCCTGGCCGCGAGCCCGTACGCCACCCTCGCCGACGCGGTCGGCGCCGATGCCGCCGCCGCGTAA